The Myxocyprinus asiaticus isolate MX2 ecotype Aquarium Trade chromosome 46, UBuf_Myxa_2, whole genome shotgun sequence genome includes the window AAGCCGGTGTGACCTTTTTGTAAaccttatatatttttatttttaaaatgaacctTTTCCTTCTGTAAGGACATATTAGTagtgtttattttaaagatacatatttatatttctgattttattaaatgtaacatttttatgtttttacgatacagtatattttaaaattgaataaatactGGGTTATGGACAGGTGATTTTAAGGGTTGTGagtgttaataaataaataaatgaatgaaataaatagtGAACAAAAAAGGTATGGAACATTTGCGTTAGGAACATTCTAGTGATCATCTCAGATTAATTTCAAAGTGGAAATATTGCTGTTTTCTAAACTAATAACAGGTCAAATTGTGCAGCATGTCTCAAGAATCTCAAGAGTGAAGGCTCCTTAGGGAAAACCCTTTTAGTCCACTCCCAAGTGTGCCAACCGACTACTAACTTATTAATCAAGACCGGATCTATTGCATCTGTCTGATGTTTTATTGTGAAACTGGTCTGACTTGTTCTTTTGTTCCAGAGGCTGCTGGAAAAGACACATGCAGCAGTAATGGAGAACTGTTACTACGGTTACACTCCCAGTATCCGGGGGATATCGGATGCTTTTCCATCTACTTCCTGAATCGGATTGTTCTGCAGCCGGGGGAGGCCATGTTTCTGGGAGCAAATGAGCCTCACGCCTATCTTTCTGGAGGTCAGAGGTCACCACACAGCTATCctctactaacaaaaagtaccatggtattaccatgttttttggatatggaccattgtattctttgaagtactttagaTTAACATGTAAATGCCATGGTAGATTAGTATATTAATCATTCAGTATTATGGTATATTAAAATACCATGACATTATCACTGTACAATTTTAACACGACAGAACTTTTTGTAgggatctttttattttatttattattattattattattattattattttattttatttttttgtattgtcaaaaataaaatcatgttatttatatttttggaatACATAAAATCATTACAAACATTGTGCTGAAAAATACACTGCATGACATATTGGAATTGCGATTACTACGATAATATTTACTGTTTAACATGTacaggtcatattttaccccatatcaaaagaaaaaaagcctatcatatatatatatatatataatagttgtattgtgacattatattcatgacaattaagcacattccctcttaaattatcattatgataatacaaaaaaatatctcattatcatgtaatgtaaaataattgaggatacataataaaatattgatgttaataaattaatttatatttttatatatatatatatatatatatatatatatatatatatatatatatatatatatataatgaatattaatacagttatttttttttttttttttttttaaagtggaaaAAAATTGCATACTTTCTGAAACCATCACAGTGTTTGTatggttatttatattatttatttatttaatgtaaatggaCAAAAAATACATCTTCTGCCTGTAAATTCTTGGATTACATAAAATAGTTATGAATATTGTGCTGAAAAATGCACCGCATGACAAATAAACACTCTTTATTTTAAATCAcgattaaaattataatatttatgatgGCAAtgctgatggaaaaaaaaaactaaatataaatggGTGAACCTCACAAAACCTTTGAAGAATATCAAAAggagaaaataagaaattatacattgcttattattttcattactataatgcaaaaaaatataaacagtatcatgtcatgtaaaaaaaataataatgccgTAAATTACACAGCATGACAAATAAGCTTTCTTTAGTTATTTACTTTATATTGACCCCCCAAAATATACATATAATGGGAAATTTTCACCACACCTGCcatgttcaggtcatatttcaccaggaaatcaaaaggagaaattattctataaaattattacattatgattatttggaaattatactTTGCTTGAATAAAATGAAGTTTATATTTAGGAAAGTAGGAAgatttttctgcattgtgacattattttcatcacaatcacaagcacattttcccccaaattctggttaatgcaatgcaaaaaaatctcatTATCATGCAAcgctaaaaaaattaataataacgaAACCAAGTCATCTTCAAAGTGAACATTTATTGCAGTGTATCCTTAATGCAAGTATTTCAGTAATGCAAGTAGACAAATTCTTCAGTTTCATGCTTAGAAAaggttgtgtagttttgtgtaatTTGTTAGATGTATATTaatattcattttgaatgaaatTTTTTTCCATCTATAAACATTTCTTGACCCGTGCAGACTGTGTGGAGTGTATGGCGTGTTCTGATAACACTGTACGTGCTGGACTGACCCCTAAATACATCGATGTGGACACACTGTGTGAGATGTTGAATTATAGCCCCGCTCCTGTCAGCGCCAAAATCTTCCCCTGCGTGCGGGACAACTCCGACCCCTGCATCTGCCTCTACGACCCTCCTGTGCCAGACTTCACCGTCATGAGAATACAGGTGCGTCAGACAGAACACATCGGATCTGAACGTCCTGAAGAATATCTGATGATCGAAACATTGTGGCCTATACTCATTTTCctcatgtttttctctctctagATTCCCGCCTCGATGCGGCAGTACATCGTGTGTCCGCTGGAATCTGCCGGAATCCTATTAGTTATTGATGGAGAGGCTGTCGCCTCCTCTGCCGCCGCTCTCTCTGACATCACTCTGAAGAGAGGCTCTGTGCTTTTCATTTCAGCCAATGAGAGCGTCTCTTTACAAGTGACATCATCAACGGGCATGACCATGTTCCGAGCCTGCTGTTTACTGTAGATAATAAACATCCTGTGTCCAAACCAACTGGTGAAACGAATTTAAAATAGTGCCGAACATTGTGCTGAAAAATACACAGCATAACAAATAGGCTCTCTTTGGTCTGACTtttacaattataattataatatttactcTGTTAAAATTGCCATGGttatcacaaataaataataatacaattatgattGAAGTTCTGCCATGTTAAAATCTCTATGCATgtccttttaaaatatgtaaaagaaTGAATGTTTCAGTTTTACCagttttaagtcaacatgaaaccgcattcgcaacccattttacttacgTAACGTAATGCATTTTGAAGTGAAGGTGaaaaacttgattttatccattggaaattgattggatggtgaaaacaaaaataaagttaaTATATTTTGATTGACAATTagactattttttttctttgaaatattgtgCACTGATGactcattcacaataagaccaggaaaatAGAGAAAGTAAATggagtcaattttgatttcatgttgactttaatatgtACGCTTACGTTCACTTATCAGGAATGCACGGATGCATGATTACGATTTTTTGGctgcaaaatataaacattttaaaagccaAATTTGTTCCATTCTAGCTTTTTGCGAAAGGACGTTACACcttttgcacataaaaaaaataaaataaaacccagATAGTGGACGggggcatttttaccttttaTTAAAGTAAATCAAATCAGGTTAAAAACGAATTTTGACCAATTTTAGCCTTTTTAAGACCAATTTTTTTCATGGTATAACGGTTAAAACAATGGACtagaggcagaccgatatatcagttttaccgattaatcggtgccaatagttactttttggaactatcggttatctgcaaaaatctatgcttttttttttttttttttattattcctcttAAAACTTATCTGGtgaaattatatacatatatacagaacTATAAAAAAGGCTATAGGctataaaataaatcatatagagcattgtaacagagccaagtctctttaatttttaaaataatagtccccagtgtatttcaggcttttttttatagttaaaagtcccacgttatgcaacAAATTTTAATGTCTGGTTATTATTAGAATTTTGGTTGCAAAATAAActgcttttttattcattttggactcttgtagccttaaCGTATGTGCCTGTTTTAATAAGGAAAGACTAAAAACACTTTGATCATTCTATAAATCGGTTTATacaactatcggccgattaatcggttatgtGCATTTTCCGCCACtttccactatcggttgaccgaTTAATCGtccgatagtttttcaaattgattcATAGAACGTTATAACATTTTCTTAgatggcacagacatagaggccagaggccaaaattaataaaatcccagatttagtttatttttcaaccaaaaccctaataataatcagaaaaaaagaacatcgggtgcataacatgggactttcaACACTAAACTAGCCTGAAACACACCAAGGAcacttatttttaaaagaatgacatagacttggctccattacaatgctctatatttaatatttaccaaattaagctttttaaagcctatatattattattattcacaatatgaaGTTGGAGGCACTATTTATGTGCTGATAAGGGACGTTTCTATATAGTCgcaattttctttgcatgccctcacttcagttttaaaaaataattttcagaagaacacagaggaataaaaaaaatatcggcaactatcggcatagatttgcCGCTAACCAATatttctaaaaagcaactatcggcaccgattaatcggtaaaaccgatatatcggtctacctctactaatAAGAACACTGTTCAATGTAGAAAACTTCTGT containing:
- the LOC127436070 gene encoding mannose-6-phosphate isomerase-like isoform X2 translates to MGAHPKGDALIKDNRISQRTLGQWIADYPGCLGSKVKDTFHGQLPFLFKVLSVNTALSIQAHPNRELAARLHAQFPEHYPDKNHKPEMAIALTQFEGLCGFRPVAEIMAFLKNVPEFRVLVGNEAAEELQNAKGDSERTSLALKKCFTRMMNCEKKLFVDQLNMLVKRISEEEAAGKDTCSSNGELLLRLHSQYPGDIGCFSIYFLNRIVLQPGEAMFLGANEPHAYLSGDCVECMACSDNTVRAGLTPKYIDVDTLCEMLNYSPAPVSAKIFPCVRDNSDPCICLYDPPVPDFTVMRIQIPASMRQYIVCPLESAGILLVIDGEAVASSAAALSDITLKRGSVLFISANESVSLQVTSSTGMTMFRACCLL